From Halotia branconii CENA392, the proteins below share one genomic window:
- a CDS encoding DUF1830 domain-containing protein, whose translation MAQILDPLPPEQSENILCCYVNATSKIQVVRISNIANWYFERVVFPGQRLIFEAPPKAQMEIHTGMMASAILSDNIRCDRLAIEQPSAKEFDTDSVGIDPISNKSMVSSINTKVGDTTKPLTISRLVSVD comes from the coding sequence ATGGCTCAAATATTAGATCCACTACCACCTGAGCAATCGGAGAATATTCTCTGCTGCTACGTTAATGCCACGAGCAAAATTCAGGTGGTTCGCATCTCCAATATTGCTAACTGGTACTTTGAAAGGGTTGTTTTTCCTGGACAACGACTCATATTTGAAGCACCACCAAAAGCTCAAATGGAGATTCATACAGGTATGATGGCTAGTGCAATTTTATCGGATAACATTCGGTGCGATCGCTTGGCAATTGAACAACCGAGCGCAAAAGAGTTTGATACAGATTCAGTAGGGATAGACCCTATCAGTAATAAATCAATGGTGTCATCGATTAATACAAAAGTCGGAGATACAACAAAACCTTTAACAATATCGCGTTTAGTATCCGTTGATTAA